The genome window GGTCGAAGACCATGATTTCGGTTGTAACGCCAAGGTTTTCGTCCACAATTTCTCGCAATAGCGAAACACAATGAAACTGCAAAACCGTGACCATCGTGATCATAATTTAAAACCTAGCATATGCACCTATTGGAAAAtggttaacaatttttttatatatataagaaaaattaaacttgTTAAATTCATGAGTACACAAGTGGTATACTCAGAATtacattaacaaaaaataatgttacCTAAACTTGAAAGAGGGGAATGAACTagagatatatttatttatacatatatgtagGGTCATATATGTTGATGTTTTTTATTGTGTAGGTTGGTATCCCATGCAAGAGGCTGTTAGACACTGTGACAGTGAAGTGTGGTCACTGCAGCAACCTCTCCTTTCTGAGCACCAGACCCCCAAGTTCTCAAAACCAAAGCATTGATCATACCACCCTAAGTCTGCAGGTTGTACATGCACCCCccataataaaacattaattaatattcttgaACAAGACACATTTATATTCTATATATACTATACCTAATGCttctgttttagttttcttcttcattgttATGCTATATttggtcttttctttgagaTGAATAGTATAGTGAGGGTTGGTTAGAAAAAGTGAGAGTGTGCATGTATACAAACATAAGCATCTGTTTTGTTTCCAGCAGGGGTTTTACAGTAATGCCAAAAAGGGGCAagcatcatcttcatcttcctcaCCAACAACATCCAACGAGTCAGTGTCCCCAAAAGCAGCATCATTTGTTGTGAAACGTACGTAGTTACAACAGATCGAAACAAACCCTTTTTCAGAACCCCTAATCTCCAAACAATTATATAACACGACATTTACATAATCATATGATGTGCTTTTTTCTCAACCCCAACCATTATGTGTccttattattttgtttgatttctttttcagcACCTGAGAAAAAGCACCGTCTCCCTTCTGCTTACAACCGTTTCATGAAGTAAGTGCAAAAGAGATGTgtacttttttttgtctttttctctCACAACACAACCCTAAAcagtttaactaaaaaaaaaaatacttgttcaACATAGTTTTATTGTCAAATGAAAGTTTATTCATAAGTTTGATTATGAAGCTTAGTTAAGaataacttatttaataatttcttgaGAAGGGTTATTGTCTTATCGAAATGAATTTAAAaggattttataaaaagatcATAAGTTGCTTTCATcaacataattttcttttattttttcatttagtaCTTGGTTGATGTTGTTGTAAATGTCAGAGAGGAGATACAGCGCATCAAAGCTGCGAACCCTGAGATCCCACATCGAGAAGCTTTCAGTGCTGCAgcgaaaaatgtaatttttttttctaaccctTAGTTTAGTCTTCAGGGTTAGCACTGCACATACTTGTAACTAGCTTAACGTTTCTTGAAACTCACAAAATGTTCATACATATTCCTAACTTGTGCTTTACAACCAATTCACAGTGGGCTAGGTTCATTCCAAATTCACCAACCAGTTCAGTTTCTGCAACTAAAGTTAACGTAAGAATTCgtgatcattattattatttccatgatttaatgtttttctccaagattattaattattggttaatttttattaactcGTGTGTGCAGGCTGATTGATAGAGTTGTGGCATGATGGTTTGGAGAGAATTGGATCAAGTTGACTAATTAATATAAACTAGGTGTCATGCACTTAGTTATATTAAACTATGTGTTGTTTAATTTCTCTATCTATATCTTTTAATTTCCTTCAGTATCGAGATGAACTTTATGCATGCCTATATGTAGATCCGAAACCTGTTTAATTAATGAAGGCAGGACCTATATGTATTTAGTACCAAATAGTAGTATTTGTTaatctaaaagataaatagctagagtttaatagtaatgttatgaagtaaaaaaaaaaatagtaatgttACATTTTTAACCAATCAATAAAtccacttttccttttattatcttttaaatagcCAATAaaatgcatacacgttaactAGTGCATATTTATATTGCATCTTTTTTTACGAAATAACATAACTCTTTTCGTATAGAGAAACGtttcttaggaaaaaaaatattttacaaaatacacaCAGGTCCTTCTTTGATTTTCAACAAtttcacttttcctttttttatcttttgaaatgtaTACATGTTACTTTGTGCATATTCTTGCTATATAAGAGGTAATGTAATGGCATATGGGTGCATAATTGCTATATAAGAGGTAATACAATAGCCAATAAAATGTATACGTGTTTTTGTTAGAGAAAAAATGTGCATTCTATAACAACGGTTCGTAAAATGTCTGAAAACGCTTCGGAGTTTTGGTTCTGAGATGAATCAGTATACATGATAAGAAAGGGAATATGATTAATATGTATATGCTTATAACACTCAATCACGTGCTAGATGATTAATTGTTATGGAATGCTCCTAAAGCTGATTCACATGTATTAATCCTTCTTCCTTTGTTAGCACATGCATATTGTCTCTTCGACGGACCTAATACTCCTAGCTGTATAAGCATCTACCATACAACACTGGACTTCGTAAAATGTGTACGATGGCTATTACAAGGTTGATATAATACGCGAGTGTGAATTGAGAGAACTATTTTTATTCCATGCTTATATGAAGTATAAAAATgacatcttattttattttttataaaaaaaatacccctTATAGTCCTTAATATAATGACAAATGGAAAGGTAAGTAGCCAACAAACATAAAGTGTGGTCATGACCGTTTTGaccattttcattttgttaaactAAGAATCATTTGTTTCGGCTAATTTTGGGTAGAGAGAAgtgggtgaaaaaaaaaagtgtgagaaTAAGGGCCTATTTggtttcttcattttctattttcattattaatgaaATAGAAAGTGATAAAGAAAATGAGTTTAGTTGTGTTTTAGGAAATatctttaatgaatttttttaaaaaattcttgtaaaaattaaaaatgataaaaaaaagtcatttgcAGCATTTTCtctaaaacatgaaaatgcagtacaTGTGGCACCACGACAAATATAAcatcattcattttattttgttgtgtttttgcCCATGGTAACCGCTTCTGATTGAGCTCTCTTCAACGAACTGTTCTTTGTTTCCGTTTTAGAGATCAATGGGAAAATGACTGTTATCAATAATGCTTATGCATCAACATTTCACTGGAGAATTCACAAATCTCATGCTTGCATTAGTTTGAAATTTGGTATAAGGAAATTTTGTAttagtttattttgttattattgtttgcTTTGGACTGGAATTTGGTATATTGGGGAAGAGTCAGTGTCAATGCTGGCTTGTGTCAACCATGTTGGGAGGTTccaagttcatttttttaatgttttccaCTTTCAGAAAAttggaaatgaaaattaaaaatattttccaaaaacAAACAGCCCCTAAATTTTCTTGTTTGGAAGTGGGAGACGAGACAAAAGTGTGGTGGAATCCACaccaataaaacaaaattctcTTAAAAGTGCCGAGATTATGGCTAAAAAGGTTGAAAAGAATTGTGGggccattaaaaaaaattaaaaggacaaTTAGCCTTTTTAGCATTGTGTAAATACATATCTTTATAAtatacatttttctttctcttttacttCTCTACTCTCAGTTCTCCTATACTTCTTTCTATTACAGTTCTCTCTACTTAAAATCTTCCAtcattcaaacaaaacataaaagaataGTACTCAAAATCCACCTCAGTTTGAGGTAGATTTGAatggaagagaaaaatgaaaagataaaagaaaagagagaaagagaagcgACAAATATAATAAAGGAAGTGATAGAAAAGGActaaatagaaagaaaatggAGTGAAACAGTGTATTTTATAATAACCCGACTAAAATACTTGTATTCCTTCATTATGTACATTGCATGCCTTAGGACTCGATTAAAAAATCAGCAGACTCcattctaacaaaaaatatcaatatcagTGGCCATGTATGCTCCAATTAATGCATTTGAGACCCCATTGCAAAAATCTATATATAAACCTTAGTTGTACTCATCGTATATCTCGAATATATTTACAAGCATTCGATATATTAGTTACCTCACTATGAACTCTTTTCTACAGCAGCCTTTAACTTCTCTACTACTATCAAAAGAGAGGAATTTCCCTCACAAGCCTCAACCAATACTTTTAATCTGGACTCTAACCAATTCCTTTCAGAAAGTACACCACCATTCAGCTCCTCTCCCATGACAGATGGTGGCGGCTTGTTATGGTGAATGAGGTTCAGTAACATACCCTGCAACAAGGGTTCCATTAGTAATGTCTGGCTACACCAACATTATGGCTATATAATCGTAAATACAGACGCAACAATGCAAATTAAATTAGGATGAAAAAGATAGGACAAAATCTTATACTTCTTCCATGGCCTCAAATTCTTGGTAATAAAAATACTGCAACTAGGATTTACCTAAACAGTGATGTCTCACTGCACactcttaaaattttattaggtaGGCCAAAGTCCTAGCTGATACATTCCAAACAACGTGATGACAGAACAAGCACACACGTGCACAGCACACATTCACATATAACATTTGATTTCCATAATCAGATGGGATAAAACTAATTGGAGAATGAATGGCAGCACAAGCTCTGAATGGTGATTTGCTTAAACTACCATTTGTCCATCAGGATAAAAGCTTTTAAGACTTTGGTTACCTCGTGTTGCTGTTTCCCAGCATAATCTCGCAACAGAGACCTAGCAAGTCTGTTTCGCAGCAATAACTTATCCATGGGACAGGCATGAAATataaaggaggaaagatgatGGACAACAAGAGTATATGCAACTGATCCTCGAATTGCAGCCCTGTCAAGGGCATCAGAAACCCACGACTTCGTATAAGCCTCCAAAATGGCTTCATTATCCTGCAGAGATACAGTACACCATTAATGTTGATAGATATATGGTGTATTCTGAGCCAATGACTAGTATGCATTGCTGGTGCAACCACACAGGTGGCAAGTGCACCCCTCCACAGATAATACAGTAGTAAACAATTATCACCTACCCATTTCCAATTGTTGCTATTCACAGAAGTTATagatattaacaaaaaatggaaaataaaaaaatttagataaggAAACTTGATGAACAACAATCCTCATTCCTCACGGTAACTTACACAACAAAGCCATCGTGATAGTTTCTAACTTCAAAGTATCAAAGATACAACCTTACATTTCTTCCCTACTAAAGACAAGCTTTAAAAACATGTCATTGTAAAAAATATGTGCATGTTTGGTGCTAAGTGACCCTATCTGTTATATTGCTGGAAGTATAAGATCCTTCACTATATCCAAAATTCCAATTAGGAACTTCACTTTATTAtgcatcatataaaaaataaaaggacccAGTATCAGTATGGCTTATTTTGGTATTTCCTGTGCTCTCAAAAGCTTCCTCAAAATTCATGACAGATGCTACAATACAACCAATAAATGTCAAAGGTATTGTAAATTTTGTAACACAGTTAAACTCTGCAACATTAGCTGTACTTTGTAGCATACgcttttctgtttttaagcgCATTTTAAACAACCACTTTttgaaaatttacaaaattataataaaatataaaatataagtgacatttatatattcaacccaatatcatcaacatagaaaggaaaaaagtaTCAAAAGAACAAGTACTCAATCAATATCCTCTGCAAATAATGCTCCAGAGTAAAATAGCTGGTagttaatgattattttttttacctcagCAGGTTCAAGGTATCCTTCAGCACCAGAAAAGCATTTTTCTAAAGGTGGCAAAAGCTCAAGAACACGAGCATTGGACAGTGTATTCCAGGCAGCAAGTCGAATGGAAGTTTCAACATAACGGTGTAGATAAAGTGAAACTTGCCGGCCAAAAATAACATCACCATAAGAAACAGCAGAAAACTGCTCCACAAGTTCTTCAAGAAAAGTTGAGTAACTTTCATGAATCTCAGTTTGGAACCTCAGAAACTCAAGATGCTTTTTATCATTTGAAATAACTtctttactttggtttaacctTGCCTTATCAAGAAGCTCACCATAAAGATCCTGCAAAGCTTCAAAAGTAACCCTGCTCCGATCTTGTTCAAGTATCTCCATTCCAACAAGGAAATTGACAGATAAGGAATGTAACTTCCATGTCAATGATACTTGTTCAACAGGAGAAGGAATGTCAGTGCCATGAAAAATGGACATTGCTTCAACacctaaaacaaagaaaagtccACATTTGGCAACTTCAATCAGATAAGATGGATCATGTAGTACATCATCAACTTTTTTAGTACCAGCCCGCTTGCTATGGAAAATTGTTGAGATTGGACTAAGGTAAAAGTGAACTGGAAGTGGTAGTTTCTGGTGAGCCCATTCTATCATTAAAGAATTACAGCACGGACTTGTCATGGAAGACATGTCTGAATCCTCATATATGGTTTCCAAACAAGCACCAACCTTTGGAGAGGTCTTAATGCCAGAGGAACTACTGCCATCCACAGATTTAGACTTCACCTTTACAGACAACCATCTGCTCCTGAAATGAGATGATAACATTCTTCTTAAGTGCATGTAATCCTCTTCTTCATGTTGCCAGCCAAAAGTTCTACCCCTTCTATTGAAGAGAAAATTATGTATGCAGAGATCAAGGTTCTTCAAAACAGAGACATGGAACAAGAGATCCAATGCCTTTTCTACAACAACCTTTTCTCTAGGTCCTGCAGTTAAACACAATCCCAAGCCAGCATTCACCCTTTGGATAATGAAGGTTGTTTCTTCAGTCACAACACCTTTAGACGCATTTTCAAAAATTTCCAGCAAAGAGACGAGAAATTTTGCATCTATTTGTGCCAATAAAAATGTTGCTGACCAAAATCCTCCACTTGGGGCACCCCATCCAATTCCTGCCCCTGGAACTGGTCCTCCTCTGCCAAATGACTCAATGGACTGTATGTGGTGCCACCCTGAAGAAACTGAAAACATGAAAGCATCAAGCATATACCTTAACTCAACCAAACACCCATTAACAATGCCGTCCTCAAGcacttttccttcttttgagaGACTTTGTTCTTGGCGTGGGAGACTACAGATGCCAGCTTTGGCAGACAGTATCAGATTATCAATTGTAGTAATAATCTTGACCATTCCATTTAGACAACAGGTGGAAGCTAAAGACATTTCAATATCATCCTTCTGCCTCAAATAAACTAGTTCCTTCATAAAAGATTCACCTTCAGAATCTCTTCCAAATTTTGCCCCAAAGGATGCAGAAAAGCCCAAAAACCAATATTTGATCAACTCAAGTCCAATCTTAGGTACAAATTCTGGAAGCCATGGCACATGCCCTTCAGTTTCAAAAGAGCTGATAGTATCCCCCCATGTCATTCTTTCAAGCACTCTGAAAAGCATGCGAGTCACAGCAGCATACACCCACAACAAAGGAGTTGCAGAAAGATCTCGGAAAGGAAAGTCACATCTTCCTTCTTTCTGTCCCTCAAAGAACTTGGATACTTCTGGATCACTTCTGCTTGCTATCCACTTTATGGCTAAGTCAACCATTGGACCAACATAATTCCAAGACCATACCTCGGTGTCACCAGCAGACTCTGGAAGTTGGTTGTTTAGACACTGCTTTGAAAATAGATTAGGAAGCCTTCCAGCCAAAGACTCCAGAACAAGGTATGCCTCCCTAGAGATGGAAGTAGATTCATCCAAAACATCGTTTTCAACAAGTTTTTCAAATGAAGGTGGATTCAACCAAAAACACAAGGCAGGGAACATTTCCAAGAAGTAAGACACACAATATCCATATTGAATGCAGACCCTCCAGAAACGCATTTGTTCAACAATCAGAGCAGATGTGAGTTTACATTTTTCCTTCCCTAGCCTTAGCCAGTGGTCAACGGAGGAAGGACTTTGATATAAATTCCAAGTCATAGCCTGAAAATACCCTTTCTTTATAAACTCTAAACAAGTTTTCTGGTCTAACCGAGCAAACACCTTTTCCAAAATCAAATGAAACATTAGGAATGATTCTCTGGCTGCTGATGTAGAAATCACttcctataaaataaaatggaaaattaCCACTCACCTTCAAGAGTTTTACAGATTTAGTCATAGAAGATCGAAGTTCAAAATTGTCAGCAGTAAATCTATTCACAATTGTCTGAACAAGTCTTTCACATTTCAGTACAGCATTAGCACATGTAGGTGAATGCCTCGCTATAGCAATCAGTATAGAAATGATACATTCTTCTAAAGCTGTTGTAGGATCTTTCTGCAACCATTAGAGAATAATGAATTTGACAAGGAAGTTCAAAcatcataaaacaaaaatatcctTAATCTTTGTAGATAGAGTCTCATGACATCAAATGTTTCAGCATGATCAatgattaattatgttttaccTCCAAAAGATAACGAAGCCTAGGAAGGATTCCCATGCGAACTAGACCTACAGTAAAATCTTGCGCAGCAACCACTATATCGTCTTGAATAGTATGTTTTCCTTCAGTCTCATTATCCATTGAATCATCGCTGAAAGGAAGAATATTAGAAGGTTTGGCACTGTACTTCCAGAAACCCCCTTGAAGGAATCCATCATTAATATCTGGTCTGCTCCTAAAAACTGGAGCCGTGCAAATATCCATGTCACAAGTTGCTATCTTctggaattaaaataaaaaatcagatgaatctaattttaaacataataatattgtcaaattaaaagataataaaaatccAGTTACCTCTGACATATCACAGTAGTTCTCATTTGCATCATAACTCAATACAGATTGAACAACTTTTGTGCAGGCCAGAACTACAGAATTGTGGTTATCATCAAGACATATCCTACAAAATTAGAGCACAACTGCCGTCAAAAGATGCCCATATaatgaggaaaaaaataaatttatgataatacaATGAGAAAAAGGATTATGTACTGACagtgtaaaaagttttacagTTATCCAATCACAACCCACAATGAATGGTAAGTTTTTtgacttataaaataattattttaaagtaattcaaacattGATTTGTTATTGGATGACAGTGTCAAACTTTTTTACACTACCAATGCATGGGCATTAAACTCTAATACAATTTGAAAGAATTAAAGTATTCATCAGTATATTTATCATAAGCAACTCAAAATACCACATGGATTAcaacataataataccatctaTAGGCAAAATTCAAACATATTGACAAGATATATAGCCATCTATTTGGGATGACATTTATTTGCATTTAGTAATttataattcataataaaaaatctttatagCCTCACCAACACTCCATATTATTAAATACAAGAGGACAGAAGGTGTGAGTCAAGTATGCAATCTAGATTCCCACTCTTCCAATTGAATTTTAGAAACAGTTATGCAGGAAGTAAAATTCCCTAAGGGTCCAAGGGCCAACCAGCATCCATTTTAACATATGATGATCATCACAGTTTTAGGATGAAGACCACAAAAAAAGGGCACAGATTAGAAAAAGCCAGTATACACAAGAGCTCATCCCAAAGCATAATAATCAACAAAGCTTATATAAGCAAAGAATATATTAAGATAGAAGAGAAAGATACAAATATAAGAGGATAAGAATCCTCAAGGACTAAGGACACAGCgaccaaaaattaaaagaaaaaaaaaaacacagaaacAAAGATGAGCACCCGTTTAGAGAACAAGGCAGCAAGTGATGGGGTCAAATCACAGATGATGGGATCACTTCGGAACCAGGTTCATATtatggggatttaaataaataaagagaatagGAGAGAATTTTATCTTCATTGGTGTGTAATGATATTTTACAAAAGACAAAGCACTAACCCTCATCCTTAAGACAAGGTTCCAAATCCTAAAttcctaataattaaaaaatcatcaaaaataattaaatatggaAACCACTCTCGAGATTAACTAAGATACTCTAAAGTATTCTAAggcataataatattataaaacattttacCACAAATAAGGCTGGCTTCTAGGGTGCAAGACATGTAAATACTCAGTAATGGAACCAGATATATGTCACACGCCAGATGGAAGTGATATTAAAATTACACACATAAAACCTAGCTGGAATTTTACTTACATCCAAACCAATCAACTTGTATGCTTAATGATTAACAGCAATATAAACAACattattcattttcttaaaagaggaaaaagaaaaccaTGCATCTTCACTCAGTTATAGCAGGTAGTTTATAATACCAACAGCTTGGACCAAAAAGCAAACTTTACCTAAGTGACAACACAAGCTCAGGTTCTGGGCCCAGTGCAAAAGCCCAAACAGCTTCCCAGTCAACTGATTTGTCAACTTTGTTCTCATTTTTTGTCATATACCCTGTTCTGTCTTTGCAAATATAGTGTAATGCCTTATCAAGCACAGACGAAAGGAGATGCAATGCAAGGGCTCTTTGTCCaggaatctaaaaaaaaaaatatttggcaGATGCTGTGTTACTAAAGGAGAAAtactataaattttatttattttatattcataattGTAAATCCATGCAAACTGTTCCAGGTCCAGGCATCCAACTGAAATATACATCAGTTACAACAAATAACATACCACACTTC of Glycine soja cultivar W05 chromosome 1, ASM419377v2, whole genome shotgun sequence contains these proteins:
- the LOC114402754 gene encoding protein CRABS CLAW-like translates to MNHEDKLTMDLVPPSEHLCYVRCNFCNTVLAVGIPCKRLLDTVTVKCGHCSNLSFLSTRPPSSQNQSIDHTTLSLQGFYSNAKKGQASSSSSSPTTSNESVSPKAASFVVKPPEKKHRLPSAYNRFMKEEIQRIKAANPEIPHREAFSAAAKNWARFIPNSPTSSVSATKVNAD
- the LOC114412308 gene encoding transcriptional elongation regulator MINIYO-like isoform X2; amino-acid sequence: MENQKGKGGEQPKKKVVNTSSLQINQNDSFHLVGSIVEKGISDSHNNNPTTTPFHFFPKPTVLPFPVARHRSHGPHWRPLSSKGNDDGEGDDNVEDEEDKNFQEFEKVSAFAMPVQRRRKKGLDFRKWKEITRDDSSSMGKETEEDVSSFSQTTGKKNKKGSKSTYKKTSSSDDNVISPMKVDTKPLLDNSDGGFINSTTTMEVDTSNKVNHQAKVKYTRIFDDKGQNESVPGLDQISSDRMADYNFGSLDLQRPGQTDLTSSMRSCPSSNSIRSEKESVSLESEIDAENRAQIQQMSAEEIAEAQAEIMEKMSPALLKALQKRGQDKLKKLKSEVGTGSDSVNGHVQSPQDAKHLHTEDGITQTVIAPPSKEKLDDEKISTKTSTTASSSAWNAWSNRVEAVRELRFSLAGDVVDSERVSVYDNVNERDYLRTEGDPGASGYTIKEAVALTRSVIPGQRALALHLLSSVLDKALHYICKDRTGYMTKNENKVDKSVDWEAVWAFALGPEPELVLSLRICLDDNHNSVVLACTKVVQSVLSYDANENYCDMSEIATCDMDICTAPVFRSRPDINDGFLQGGFWKYSAKPSNILPFSDDSMDNETEGKHTIQDDIVVAAQDFTVGLVRMGILPRLRYLLEKDPTTALEECIISILIAIARHSPTCANAVLKCERLVQTIVNRFTADNFELRSSMTKSVKLLKVFARLDQKTCLEFIKKGYFQAMTWNLYQSPSSVDHWLRLGKEKCKLTSALIVEQMRFWRVCIQYGYCVSYFLEMFPALCFWLNPPSFEKLVENDVLDESTSISREAYLVLESLAGRLPNLFSKQCLNNQLPESAGDTEVWSWNYVGPMVDLAIKWIASRSDPEVSKFFEGQKEGRCDFPFRDLSATPLLWVYAAVTRMLFRVLERMTWGDTISSFETEGHVPWLPEFVPKIGLELIKYWFLGFSASFGAKFGRDSEGESFMKELVYLRQKDDIEMSLASTCCLNGMVKIITTIDNLILSAKAGICSLPRQEQSLSKEGKVLEDGIVNGCLVELRYMLDAFMFSVSSGWHHIQSIESFGRGGPVPGAGIGWGAPSGGFWSATFLLAQIDAKFLVSLLEIFENASKGVVTEETTFIIQRVNAGLGLCLTAGPREKVVVEKALDLLFHVSVLKNLDLCIHNFLFNRRGRTFGWQHEEEDYMHLRRMLSSHFRSRWLSVKVKSKSVDGSSSSGIKTSPKVGACLETIYEDSDMSSMTSPCCNSLMIEWAHQKLPLPVHFYLSPISTIFHSKRAGTKKVDDVLHDPSYLIEVAKCGLFFVLGVEAMSIFHGTDIPSPVEQVSLTWKLHSLSVNFLVGMEILEQDRSRVTFEALQDLYGELLDKARLNQSKEVISNDKKHLEFLRFQTEIHESYSTFLEELVEQFSAVSYGDVIFGRQVSLYLHRYVETSIRLAAWNTLSNARVLELLPPLEKCFSGAEGYLEPAEDNEAILEAYTKSWVSDALDRAAIRGSVAYTLVVHHLSSFIFHACPMDKLLLRNRLARSLLRDYAGKQQHEGMLLNLIHHNKPPPSVMGEELNGGVLSERNWLESRLKVLVEACEGNSSLLIVVEKLKAAVEKSS
- the LOC114412308 gene encoding transcriptional elongation regulator MINIYO-like isoform X1; the encoded protein is MENQKGKGGEQPKKKVVNTSSLQINQNDSFHLVGSIVEKGISDSHNNNPTTTPFHFFPKPTVLPFPVARHRSHGPHWRPLSSKGNDDGEGDDNVEDEEDKNFQEFEKVSAFAMPVQRRRKKGLDFRKWKEITRDDSSSMGKETEEDVSSFSQTTGKKNKKGSKSTYKKTSSSDDNVISPMKVDTKPLLDNSDGGFINSTTTMEVDTSNKVNHQAKVKYTRIFDDKGQNESVPGLDQISSDRMADYNFGSLDLQRPGQTDLTSSMRSCPSSNSIRSEKESVSLESEIDAENRAQIQQMSAEEIAEAQAEIMEKMSPALLKALQKRGQDKLKKLKSEVGTGSDSVNGHVQSPQDAKHLHTEDGITQTVIAPPSKEKLDDEKISTKTSTTASSSAWNAWSNRVEAVRELRFSLAGDVVDSERVSVYDNVNERDYLRTEGDPGASGYTIKEAVALTRSVIPGQRALALHLLSSVLDKALHYICKDRTGYMTKNENKVDKSVDWEAVWAFALGPEPELVLSLRICLDDNHNSVVLACTKVVQSVLSYDANENYCDMSEKIATCDMDICTAPVFRSRPDINDGFLQGGFWKYSAKPSNILPFSDDSMDNETEGKHTIQDDIVVAAQDFTVGLVRMGILPRLRYLLEKDPTTALEECIISILIAIARHSPTCANAVLKCERLVQTIVNRFTADNFELRSSMTKSVKLLKVFARLDQKTCLEFIKKGYFQAMTWNLYQSPSSVDHWLRLGKEKCKLTSALIVEQMRFWRVCIQYGYCVSYFLEMFPALCFWLNPPSFEKLVENDVLDESTSISREAYLVLESLAGRLPNLFSKQCLNNQLPESAGDTEVWSWNYVGPMVDLAIKWIASRSDPEVSKFFEGQKEGRCDFPFRDLSATPLLWVYAAVTRMLFRVLERMTWGDTISSFETEGHVPWLPEFVPKIGLELIKYWFLGFSASFGAKFGRDSEGESFMKELVYLRQKDDIEMSLASTCCLNGMVKIITTIDNLILSAKAGICSLPRQEQSLSKEGKVLEDGIVNGCLVELRYMLDAFMFSVSSGWHHIQSIESFGRGGPVPGAGIGWGAPSGGFWSATFLLAQIDAKFLVSLLEIFENASKGVVTEETTFIIQRVNAGLGLCLTAGPREKVVVEKALDLLFHVSVLKNLDLCIHNFLFNRRGRTFGWQHEEEDYMHLRRMLSSHFRSRWLSVKVKSKSVDGSSSSGIKTSPKVGACLETIYEDSDMSSMTSPCCNSLMIEWAHQKLPLPVHFYLSPISTIFHSKRAGTKKVDDVLHDPSYLIEVAKCGLFFVLGVEAMSIFHGTDIPSPVEQVSLTWKLHSLSVNFLVGMEILEQDRSRVTFEALQDLYGELLDKARLNQSKEVISNDKKHLEFLRFQTEIHESYSTFLEELVEQFSAVSYGDVIFGRQVSLYLHRYVETSIRLAAWNTLSNARVLELLPPLEKCFSGAEGYLEPAEDNEAILEAYTKSWVSDALDRAAIRGSVAYTLVVHHLSSFIFHACPMDKLLLRNRLARSLLRDYAGKQQHEGMLLNLIHHNKPPPSVMGEELNGGVLSERNWLESRLKVLVEACEGNSSLLIVVEKLKAAVEKSS